The nucleotide sequence CGAGGTTTTGCACAGTTTTTAAGTAAATCAGTTCAGCCGCGCTCTTTACCTAAGCTTTACCTTGCCCTGACGGCTCTTGACCTTGACCGCCCTAGACTGAACTCATCCGGTGTTTACCGGTTTCAGACAAGGAGACACCCCATGCGCAAGACCCTTACCGCAGTCATGCTCGCCCTGACCCTACCTACTCTCGCCATGGCCATGCCTGAAGGCGGCTCGCGGCACGAAGGCCATTATGGTGAACATGGCTCGCGCATGTTCAAAGAACTCGACCTGAGCAAAGAGCAGCACCGCGACATTCGCAAACTGATGGGCGAACAGATGACTGATCGCCGTGCAATCACCCAGCGCTACCTGGAAAAACTCCCAGCCGCCGAACAAAAAGCCATGCAGGATGAGCTGCAAGCCGCAAAAGAAAAACAGCACAGTGCCATCCGCGCCCTGCTTAAACCCGAGCAGCAAAAAGCCTTCGACGAGCACCAACAACAGATGCAAGCGCGCCGCGCTGAGCGTCAGGCGTTCAAAGCCTGGCAGGCTGAACAAGCAAAGAAAAGCTAAAGCCATCCCCCTAAACTTACGCCCATCAGGTCGCTAGCCTTGCTGGGCGTTTCTGTTATTCAAGGAGCCGCTGTGCGTTCACTGTTTTGGCGTATTTTTGCCAGCTTCTGGCTAGCTATCGCTCTGGTTGCCGGGCTGTCCATGTTGCTTGGGCGCATGCTCAATCAGGATGCCTGGCTTCTCAGCCAGCACCCCGGCATGGGCGACCTCGCCGAAACATGGAGCCAACGTTACGAAACACAAGGCCCGCAGGCCGCGCAGCGCTTGCTTGAACAGCGCAAGCGCATGTTTCGCATCGATGTGCAGGTGTTGGATGACAGCGGCCAAGCGCTGGTTAAAGGCACTTTTTCACCTCGCGCAGCCGCCTTTGAAGCGCGCCATCGCAATGAAAAACGCCTGCCCTGGCGCCGCCTAAGTGTTGACTACACCAGCACGCACAGCGGCGAAACCTATCTGTTTATTTACCGCATCCCACTTCCTGAAGTTGCTGCCTGGCAACGCGACAGCCTGCTGTGGCCGCTCAGTGCACTGGGTATTGCCATGCTGGTACTGACCCTGTTTAGCCTCTGGCTGACGCTGTCCATCACACGCCCACTGAACCGCCTGCGCGGCGCCGTGCATGACTTGGGACAAACCACTTATCAGCAGAACAGCCTGGCGCGGCTGGCTAAACGGCGTGATGAGCTGGGCGTATTGGCAGCGGACTTCAACCGCATGGGCGAGCGCGTACAAGGCTTGATCAGCAGCCAACGGCAGTTGTTGCGCGACGTCTCCCATGAGCTGCGCTCACCGCTGACGCGCCTGCGTGTCGCCCTCGCGCTGACTGAACGGGCAGATGCCGTGGAGCGGGAGAAATACTGGCCGCGCCTAAGCCAAGAATGCGACCGCTTGGAAGCGCTGATCAGTGAAATCCTCGCCCTTGCCCGCCTCGATGCCGAACCGGGTGCGGCGCAGCCGATCAACTTAGGCGAGTTGCTGCATAAACTGCAGGAGGATGCGCGCTTGGATGCGCCGCAGCAGTCGATCAAGATTCAGCTGGAAAGCCACCTACAACTCAACGGCTGGGCAGATATGTTGCAACGCGCGCTAGAGAACCTGTTGCGCAATGCCCTGCGCTTTAATCCAGCCGGTGAGCCGATTGAATTAACGGCCAGCAAAACCGCTGGGCTGCTGCGCCTTAGCGTGCGTGACCATGGCCCTGGGGTAACCCCTGAGCAGCTGGCGCGTCTAGGTGAGCCCTTCTACCGCGCCCCCGGCCAGACCAGCAGCGGCCACGGTTTAGGCTTGGCCATTGCACGCCGCGCGGCAGAACGGCATGGCGGCCAGCTTGAACTGCGCAACCATGCACAAGGCGGCTTTGTCGCCACCTTGTACTTGCCACTCAACCAGGATAATCAGACGCCGGCCAGCACCTGACAAAATTACTCACTTGCAACACAGGCACCGCCCGTAATTCACGCTCTGGCGTGCCTAAGTAGAGGTAGGCAATCACCTGCTCATTGGCGGCCAAACCCAAACCCGCCGCTACTTGTGGGTTGTAGGCCATATCACCCGTGCGCCAGACCGCGCCAATGCCCTGAGCATGGGCCGCCAGCAAAATACCGTGAGCTGCGCAGCCAGCAGCCAACAGCTGCTCTTGCACGGGTACTTTGCCATTGGCTTGCACGCACGCGATCACCACCACCAGCAAAGGCGCGCGCAGCGGCATGGCACGTACTTTGGCCAGCGCATCAGTGCTGGCCTCTGCGGCCAAGGTGCTGGCGAACAATTCACCCAGCTGCACCAGCGCCTCACCCTCAACGGTGAGAAAACGCCAAGGCCGCAACTGTCCGTGATCCGGCGCGCGCAAGGCCGCACGAAACAGCAGTTCGCGCTGCGCAGCATCGGGTGCGGGTGCAATCAGGCGTGGTGCGGAAACACGATTTAGCAACGCATCAAGAGCGTCCATTAGCCACCTCAGCTATTCAATCAGGCCATCATTCTAGTGCCTGTGGCCGCTGGGCGGGCAAGCGCATAAACCGACACTCAGGCAAGGCTTGTCGAGCAGGCCTACTTTGCCAAACACAGAACCCGGCAAAGACTCGTACCCAAGAGCCATTCTGCGCAGCGCGTGCCGCCGGTATCCACCAAGCTCAATCGCTGTACAGCAGCCATAGCGCGAGTAGAATGGCGCCCCTTTGACCCCCAGCGCCTGAGCAGAACCCATGTCATTGCCGACACTTCGCATCATTGCTTTTATTCTCGGCATTTTCCTGATCACGCTGGCCATCAGCATGTTGATCCCCATGCTGACGCTGCTGCTGTATTCGCGCACGGATGACATCAATGCCTTTTTCTGGTCCAGCCTTGTTACAGCGGCTGTCGGCTTGGCCATGGTCATCCCCGGGCGCCCCAAAGATGCGCAATTGCGCCCGCGTGACATGTACCTGCTGACCACCGGCAGCTGGCTGGTGGTGTGCATCTTCGCAGCGCTACCGATGGTACTGATTCATCACATCAGCTACACCGATGCCTTCTTCGAGACCATGTCCGGTATTACCACCACAGGTTCGACGATACTGGTCGGGCTTGATCACGCCTCACCCGGGCTGCTGATTTGGCGTTCGATGTTGCAATGGCTAGGCGGCATCGGTTTTATCGGCATGGCGGTGGCTATTTTGCCGCTGCTGCGCGTAGGCGGTATGCGCCTGTTCCAAACTGAATCATCAGACTGGGGCGAGAAGGTCATGCCGCGCTCGCACATGGCGGCCAAATACATTCTGTTTATCTACCTAGGCCTGACCTTGAGCGGCTTTCTTGGCTTCTGGTTAGCGGGCATGACGCCCTTTGATGCGATCAATCATGCAATGACCTCGATTTCTACCGGTGGTTATTCAACGTCTGACTCATCGCTGGCCAACTGGACTCAACCCGCCGTGCATTGGGTTGCAGTGGTATTGATGATCTGTGGCGGTTTACCCTTTACCCTGTATGTCGCCACCCTGCGCGGCAACCGTAAAGCGCTGTTTAAAGACCACCAAGTGCGCGGCTTTCTGGGTTTTCTACTGGCCACTTGGCTGGTTTTTGGCACGTGGTTATGGCTGCACTCGGACAACAGCTGGCTGGATGCCTTTCGCATCGTCGCGGTGAATGTCACCTCAGTGGTCACCACCACCGGCTTTGCCTTGGGCGACTACACCACGTGGGGCAGTTTTGCCGTGTTGCTGTTTTTTTACCTCACCTTTGTTGGCGGCTGCTCGGGTTCGACTGCCGGCGGGCTGAAAATCTTTCGCTTTCAGGTGGCCTACGTGCTGCTGAGGGCGAACTTGCAGCAACTGGTGCACCCGCGCGCCGTGATCAAGCAGCAATACAACAATCACAACCTCGACGAGGAGATTGTCCGCTCATTGATCACCTTTTCATTTTTCTTCACCATTACCATCGGTGTGATTGCCCTTGGCCTGACGCTGCTTGGCTTGGA is from Pseudomonas sp. TMP9 and encodes:
- a CDS encoding HAMP domain-containing sensor histidine kinase; amino-acid sequence: MRSLFWRIFASFWLAIALVAGLSMLLGRMLNQDAWLLSQHPGMGDLAETWSQRYETQGPQAAQRLLEQRKRMFRIDVQVLDDSGQALVKGTFSPRAAAFEARHRNEKRLPWRRLSVDYTSTHSGETYLFIYRIPLPEVAAWQRDSLLWPLSALGIAMLVLTLFSLWLTLSITRPLNRLRGAVHDLGQTTYQQNSLARLAKRRDELGVLAADFNRMGERVQGLISSQRQLLRDVSHELRSPLTRLRVALALTERADAVEREKYWPRLSQECDRLEALISEILALARLDAEPGAAQPINLGELLHKLQEDARLDAPQQSIKIQLESHLQLNGWADMLQRALENLLRNALRFNPAGEPIELTASKTAGLLRLSVRDHGPGVTPEQLARLGEPFYRAPGQTSSGHGLGLAIARRAAERHGGQLELRNHAQGGFVATLYLPLNQDNQTPAST
- a CDS encoding TrkH family potassium uptake protein; its protein translation is MSLPTLRIIAFILGIFLITLAISMLIPMLTLLLYSRTDDINAFFWSSLVTAAVGLAMVIPGRPKDAQLRPRDMYLLTTGSWLVVCIFAALPMVLIHHISYTDAFFETMSGITTTGSTILVGLDHASPGLLIWRSMLQWLGGIGFIGMAVAILPLLRVGGMRLFQTESSDWGEKVMPRSHMAAKYILFIYLGLTLSGFLGFWLAGMTPFDAINHAMTSISTGGYSTSDSSLANWTQPAVHWVAVVLMICGGLPFTLYVATLRGNRKALFKDHQVRGFLGFLLATWLVFGTWLWLHSDNSWLDAFRIVAVNVTSVVTTTGFALGDYTTWGSFAVLLFFYLTFVGGCSGSTAGGLKIFRFQVAYVLLRANLQQLVHPRAVIKQQYNNHNLDEEIVRSLITFSFFFTITIGVIALGLTLLGLDWVTALTGAATAVCNVGPGLGPIIGPAGNFSSLPDAAKWLLTIGMLLGRLEILTVLVLVTRAFWRH
- a CDS encoding Spy/CpxP family protein refolding chaperone yields the protein MRKTLTAVMLALTLPTLAMAMPEGGSRHEGHYGEHGSRMFKELDLSKEQHRDIRKLMGEQMTDRRAITQRYLEKLPAAEQKAMQDELQAAKEKQHSAIRALLKPEQQKAFDEHQQQMQARRAERQAFKAWQAEQAKKS
- a CDS encoding nitroreductase family protein, giving the protein MDALDALLNRVSAPRLIAPAPDAAQRELLFRAALRAPDHGQLRPWRFLTVEGEALVQLGELFASTLAAEASTDALAKVRAMPLRAPLLVVVIACVQANGKVPVQEQLLAAGCAAHGILLAAHAQGIGAVWRTGDMAYNPQVAAGLGLAANEQVIAYLYLGTPERELRAVPVLQVSNFVRCWPASDYPG